The Thermoleophilia bacterium genome window below encodes:
- the istB gene encoding IS21-like element helper ATPase IstB, producing the protein MSETAELTHLFRQMKAPAAAEAMPALAERARQEEWSFERFAEALLSTEVSARESHGGEARIRSARFPARKSLEEFDFKFQASIKRAIAEHLGQLDFLRQQENVILLGPPGTGKTHIATAIGIRACLAGHRTLFASATEWVARLLEAKREGRLEDEITKLGRVPLLIIDEVGYIPFDPEAANLMFSLISARYERASLIVTSNKPFSAWGEIFGDEVVAAAMIDRLVHHAEILSLKGDSYRLKDRDLGRAKPQQL; encoded by the coding sequence ATGAGCGAGACAGCTGAACTGACCCACCTCTTCCGGCAGATGAAGGCGCCGGCCGCGGCGGAAGCGATGCCGGCCCTTGCCGAGCGGGCCCGACAAGAAGAATGGTCTTTCGAGCGCTTCGCCGAGGCGCTGCTTTCGACCGAGGTCTCGGCCCGGGAATCCCACGGCGGCGAGGCGAGAATCCGCTCAGCCCGCTTTCCCGCCAGGAAGTCCTTGGAGGAGTTCGACTTCAAGTTCCAGGCTTCGATCAAGCGAGCAATTGCCGAGCACCTCGGCCAACTCGACTTCCTGCGGCAGCAGGAGAACGTGATCCTGCTCGGACCGCCCGGAACCGGCAAGACCCATATCGCTACCGCGATTGGGATCAGGGCCTGCCTGGCCGGCCACCGGACCCTTTTTGCCTCCGCCACCGAATGGGTGGCCCGGTTGCTCGAAGCAAAGCGGGAGGGCAGGCTCGAGGACGAGATCACCAAACTCGGCCGGGTTCCGCTCTTGATCATCGACGAGGTCGGCTACATCCCGTTTGACCCCGAGGCCGCCAACCTGATGTTCTCGCTGATATCTGCCCGCTACGAGCGGGCCTCTTTGATCGTTACCTCGAACAAGCCCTTCTCGGCGTGGGGCGAGATCTTCGGCGACGAAGTGGTTGCCGCGGCGATGATCGATCGCCTGGTTCACCACGCCGAGATCCTCAGCCTGAAGGGGGATTCCTACCGCCTCAAAGACCGGGACCTGGGGCGGGCGAAGCCTCAACAGCTCTAA
- the istA gene encoding IS21 family transposase, whose product MLEVERWAEIRRMSRVERLSQREIARRTGLNRRTIRRALEAAKPPNYGRPKGSSKLDPFKDEIERLLEGRYDLSGVRILEEIQALGYTGGKSILNEFLAEIRPRFAPPPRTFQHTVYRRGELIQFDLMELREKVPVGWGQSRRGYLLTGELPYSKMLCAALIFSKRFEDIAWGMNECLGQLGALPEKVVIDREGALHKSAGRPSDNFAAWLGELSLGWIILAPRDPQAKGALERSHRYLHGNFEAGRSFANPLDFQDQLNRWLAKANARKHRKTGQMITDHFQEEKASMKPLPNTLPGTDHQQVIRVPAQPYLRFDSNDYSLDPRLVGRRVELRASQDQVLAVELDTGEIACRHTRIFAKGLTFTDPAHQAALDEMRAERLGYRPRPKDTEVEIRSLERYDQLLSA is encoded by the coding sequence GTGCTCGAAGTGGAGAGATGGGCCGAGATCAGAAGGATGAGCCGGGTCGAGCGACTTTCGCAAAGAGAGATCGCGAGGCGAACCGGCCTCAATCGCAGGACCATAAGACGAGCGCTGGAGGCAGCTAAGCCTCCGAACTACGGCCGCCCGAAAGGTTCCTCCAAGCTCGATCCCTTCAAGGACGAGATCGAGCGCCTGCTCGAGGGAAGATACGACCTCTCCGGGGTCCGCATCCTCGAAGAGATCCAAGCCCTCGGCTACACCGGCGGCAAGTCGATCCTGAACGAGTTTCTGGCTGAGATCCGCCCGCGCTTCGCACCACCACCTCGCACCTTCCAACACACCGTCTACCGGCGCGGGGAGCTGATCCAGTTCGACCTGATGGAGCTTCGCGAGAAGGTCCCGGTTGGCTGGGGCCAGAGTCGCCGGGGTTACCTCCTGACCGGCGAGCTGCCGTATTCGAAGATGCTCTGCGCAGCTTTGATCTTCTCCAAGCGCTTCGAAGACATCGCCTGGGGCATGAATGAATGCCTCGGGCAGCTGGGCGCCCTGCCCGAGAAAGTGGTGATCGACCGCGAAGGTGCCCTGCACAAATCAGCCGGCCGCCCAAGCGACAACTTCGCCGCCTGGCTCGGAGAGCTCAGCCTCGGCTGGATCATTCTGGCCCCGAGAGATCCGCAGGCAAAGGGCGCTCTCGAGCGAAGCCACCGCTACCTCCACGGCAACTTCGAGGCTGGCCGAAGCTTCGCCAACCCGCTCGACTTCCAAGACCAGCTCAACAGGTGGCTGGCCAAGGCAAACGCCCGGAAGCACCGCAAAACCGGGCAGATGATCACCGATCACTTCCAAGAGGAGAAAGCCTCGATGAAACCGCTGCCGAACACTCTTCCGGGCACCGACCACCAACAGGTGATCAGGGTGCCGGCCCAGCCATATCTCCGCTTCGATTCAAACGACTATTCGCTCGACCCGCGGCTGGTTGGCCGAAGGGTCGAGCTTCGGGCCAGCCAGGATCAGGTCCTGGCGGTTGAGCTCGACACCGGCGAGATCGCCTGCCGCCACACCCGCATCTTCGCCAAAGGCCTGACCTTCACCGACCCGGCCCACCAGGCCGCCCTTGACGAGATGAGAGCCGAGCGGCTCGGTTACCGGCCAAGACCCAAAGACACCGAAGTCGAGATCCGCTCCCTTGAACGCTACGACCAGCTGCTCAGCGCATGA